The following proteins are co-located in the Pararge aegeria chromosome 3, ilParAegt1.1, whole genome shotgun sequence genome:
- the LOC120636324 gene encoding trypsin epsilon-like, with product MTAVHVFLRTNKIECHLKDLGEVARNNWTHILKAVENRIVGGTATTPDKYPFLVQFYNRGGLCGGTILTSKTVMTAAHCFGHNKNLEEMKIFTNSRFTFDFNARIHGVWSFAVHEDYNVKYVFANDIAIIMIHDKFMFSPQVQKATLVDTDVWMKEKEDFIATGWGETKYGEGIKNQDLRKVHLHYVSKEKCEAENNLELGPEMFCLHGDGERDTCRGDSGGGVLWKDVIVGIISHGRNCAEAPGVYVKVNFFHSWIRKTVKNLYRIFCDFHKNKG from the exons ATGACTGCCGTGCACGTGTTCCTTCGTACTAACAAAATAGAGTGCCATTTAAAAGACTTGGGCGAAGTTGCGAGAAATAATTGGACTCATATTCTGAAGGCTGTAGAGAACCGTATTGTTGGAGGAACCGCCACTACTCCGGATAAGTACCCATTTTTGGTACAGTTTTACAACCGTGGCGGGCTCTGCGGTGGTACCATTTTGACGAGCAAAACAGTTATGACGGCGGCACATTGTTTTGGTCATAACAAAAATTTGGaggaaatgaaaatattcacAA ACTCCCGTTTCACCTTTGATTTTAATGCACGCATTCATGGAGTATGGAGTTTCGCAGTACATGAGgattataatgttaaatatgtttttgcCAACGACATCGCTATAATTATGATACACGACAAATTCATGTTCAGTCCTCAAGTTCAAAAGGCGACACTTGTTGATACAGACGTTTGGATGAAGGAGAAAGAAGATTTTATAGCGACCGGCTGGGGAGAGACAAAG TATGGGGAAGGAATAAAGAATCAAGACTTAAGGAAAGTTCATTTACACTATGTAAGCAAAGAGAAGTGTGAAGCTGAAAACAATTTGGAGCTAGGCCCTGAGATGTTTTGTTTGCACGGGGACGGTGAACGCGACACATGCCGCGGAGACTCTGGTGGTGGAGTTCTTTGGAAAGA TGTTATAGTCGGAATAATATCTCATGGTCGCAACTGCGCTGAAGCGCCTGGTGTGTAcgttaaagttaatttttttcattcctgGATAAGAAAAACTGTGAAAAATCTTTATAGAATATTTTgtgattttcataaaaataaaggttaa